DNA sequence from the Myxococcaceae bacterium JPH2 genome:
CCGCCAGGCGCCACGCCAGAAGCCATACCTGCGCAGGGCCTGAAGGCCATACATCGAGCACGTGGGCGTGTAGATGCACCGGCGCTTCCACGCATGCGGCACGGCGTGGCGGTACACGAGCACGCAAGCCATCGCGAACAGACACAAGGGATTGAGCCACCACGGCCAGCTCGCGACGGCGGGGCTCGCGGACGTGGGGGCCTTGGATGAGCGGCGAGACGACAGGGCCAGGGCTGAGTAGGGATTGCCTGCCCAGGGCGGCGACTCGCCTCGGCGCGAGGCGGGGTCTGGGCTCATCCT
Encoded proteins:
- the yidD gene encoding membrane protein insertion efficiency factor YidD, yielding MSPDPASRRGESPPWAGNPYSALALSSRRSSKAPTSASPAVASWPWWLNPLCLFAMACVLVYRHAVPHAWKRRCIYTPTCSMYGLQALRRYGFWRGAWRTWTRIQRCNDTLFQGGVDAP